A genomic region of Alistipes megaguti contains the following coding sequences:
- a CDS encoding TolC family protein, giving the protein MKRIVLTYCFMLAVGIAAAAPGEGSDSPVVVMTDSISGAAEHAGNTVATTGEPTATIPASDTLSTTKTWTLNECLRYALENNIQLRQSRNNYLSGLEDTEEAKAAMLPSLTASTTQSFTNYPSTNVSDRNTYTGTYGVNAGLTLYEGGKLRTAVRQQKLQNRIDALTVAESENDIRIAIVQAYLQALYAAEAVEVARNTAEVSRAQRDRAEELWKAGSISRVDLAQLESQYASDLYQVTTACSTLDNYRLQLKQLLELDITEEMNLAAPAIQKSEVLSSLPAKAAIYATALEAMPEIERGKLAVESAELGIRQARAGFYPSVSLTAGIGTGHMSNGGYESGSQIWNRFNENLGLTLSVPIFSNRRNRTAVNKARLEEANSRLSWQDLQKTLLREVESAYLDALSAQSQYRAATEKERYARESFDLTQEQFNLGVKNTVELITAQNEWASSRQEVLQAKYMALLNIELLNIYQGLGTRTIN; this is encoded by the coding sequence ATGAAACGAATCGTGTTGACATATTGCTTCATGCTGGCAGTCGGAATAGCCGCCGCAGCGCCCGGTGAGGGCTCCGACAGCCCCGTAGTCGTGATGACAGACAGTATCTCCGGAGCGGCGGAACATGCCGGCAACACCGTTGCCACAACCGGTGAACCGACCGCAACGATACCGGCCTCCGATACGCTCTCGACGACGAAGACCTGGACCCTGAACGAATGTCTGCGTTACGCCCTGGAGAACAACATCCAGCTCCGACAGAGCCGCAACAACTACCTCTCGGGGCTCGAAGACACCGAAGAGGCCAAAGCCGCCATGCTGCCGTCGCTGACAGCCTCCACGACCCAGAGTTTCACGAACTATCCCTCGACGAACGTCTCCGACCGCAACACCTATACGGGAACCTATGGTGTGAATGCCGGTCTGACGCTCTACGAAGGGGGCAAACTCCGCACGGCGGTCCGCCAGCAGAAACTGCAGAACCGCATCGACGCCCTCACGGTGGCCGAATCCGAGAACGACATCCGCATCGCCATCGTGCAGGCCTATCTGCAGGCTCTCTATGCCGCCGAGGCGGTCGAAGTGGCCCGCAATACGGCCGAAGTCTCCCGCGCCCAGCGCGACCGGGCCGAGGAGCTCTGGAAAGCGGGATCAATCAGTCGGGTCGATCTGGCACAACTCGAAAGTCAATATGCGAGTGATCTCTATCAGGTCACCACGGCCTGCTCGACACTCGACAACTACCGGCTTCAGCTCAAACAGCTGTTGGAGCTCGACATAACGGAGGAGATGAACCTTGCCGCGCCTGCCATTCAAAAGAGTGAGGTGTTGTCGTCCCTGCCCGCCAAAGCCGCAATCTATGCAACGGCACTGGAGGCCATGCCCGAAATCGAACGGGGCAAACTGGCCGTCGAATCTGCGGAGCTGGGTATTCGGCAGGCCCGGGCCGGGTTCTATCCCTCCGTTTCACTTACCGCCGGCATCGGCACGGGCCACATGTCCAACGGCGGATACGAAAGCGGAAGCCAGATCTGGAACCGCTTCAACGAGAATCTCGGTCTGACGCTGAGCGTGCCGATCTTCTCGAACCGCCGCAACCGTACGGCGGTGAACAAGGCGCGCCTCGAGGAGGCCAACAGCCGCCTCTCGTGGCAGGATCTGCAGAAGACGCTGCTGCGCGAGGTGGAATCGGCCTACCTGGACGCCCTTTCGGCCCAGTCGCAGTACCGCGCCGCCACCGAGAAGGAGCGCTATGCCCGTGAGAGTTTCGACCTGACGCAGGAGCAGTTCAACCTCGGCGTGAAGAACACCGTCGAACTGATCACGGCACAGAACGAATGGGCCTCCTCACGTCAGGAGGTGCTGCAGGCCAAGTACATGGCGCTGCTGAACATCGAGCTGCTGAACATCTACCAGGGGCTCGGCACCCGTACGATCAACTGA
- a CDS encoding cupin domain-containing protein, which produces MKQIEKIAEAENFSAIGLGKLSELNEFVLELNPAVKIPGKVFGGRALQTTGAEFSFQSFAPGTETGFLHTHKTHEELYFFLSGEGEFQVDGKIFPIGEGSIVRVAPAGRRSVRNTGREALVMLCVQYKGGTFTAEDAADGVILNEPVSW; this is translated from the coding sequence ATGAAACAGATTGAAAAAATCGCCGAAGCCGAAAATTTCAGTGCTATCGGGCTCGGCAAGTTGAGCGAACTGAACGAATTCGTGCTGGAGCTGAATCCGGCCGTCAAGATTCCGGGTAAGGTCTTCGGCGGTAGAGCCTTACAGACAACGGGCGCGGAGTTCTCCTTCCAGTCGTTTGCTCCCGGTACGGAAACCGGGTTTCTGCACACCCACAAAACCCATGAGGAGCTCTACTTCTTTCTCTCGGGCGAAGGTGAATTCCAGGTCGACGGCAAGATCTTCCCGATCGGTGAAGGTTCGATCGTGCGGGTAGCTCCTGCCGGGCGGCGTTCCGTCCGCAATACGGGCCGCGAGGCGCTTGTCATGCTTTGCGTCCAGTACAAGGGCGGCACCTTTACGGCCGAGGACGCTGCCGACGGCGTGATTCTGAACGAACCGGTTAGTTGGTAA
- a CDS encoding radical SAM mobile pair protein B — protein sequence MEQELIRDIDVQNVMTRSSLPVGGYSANPYVGCPHACKYCYASFMKRFTGHTESWGSFLDVKHWKPVGDPHRFDGQRIVIGSVTDGYNPFEEHFQRTRHLLEELRGTTAEIMICTKSDLVLRDLDLLREFPHLTVSWSVNTLDEAFRADMDRAVSIGRRLEAMRQVYEAGIRTVCFVSPIFPGITDPKAIIERVREFADLVWLENLNLRGQFKGTIMDYIREKHPELVPLYEEIYNHRRTDYWQALEQEMAAYAAANSLPYRVNDLPYGRSEKGHPVVVNYFYHEKIRLNNRSSER from the coding sequence ATGGAACAGGAACTGATTCGCGACATCGACGTGCAGAACGTCATGACCCGTTCGTCGCTGCCCGTGGGCGGCTATTCGGCCAACCCCTATGTGGGGTGCCCCCATGCCTGCAAGTATTGCTACGCCTCGTTCATGAAGCGCTTCACAGGCCACACCGAGTCCTGGGGATCGTTTCTCGACGTCAAGCACTGGAAACCCGTCGGCGATCCGCACCGTTTCGACGGCCAGCGGATCGTCATCGGCTCGGTGACCGACGGCTACAACCCTTTCGAGGAGCATTTCCAGCGTACGCGCCATCTGCTCGAGGAGTTGCGCGGCACAACGGCCGAGATTATGATCTGTACCAAGTCGGACCTTGTGCTGCGCGATCTGGATCTGCTGCGGGAGTTTCCGCACCTGACGGTTTCGTGGTCGGTCAACACGCTGGACGAAGCCTTCCGCGCCGACATGGACCGCGCGGTGAGCATCGGGCGGCGTCTCGAGGCCATGCGGCAGGTCTACGAGGCGGGCATCCGCACCGTCTGCTTCGTCTCGCCGATCTTTCCGGGCATCACCGACCCGAAGGCCATCATCGAACGGGTGCGGGAGTTTGCCGATCTCGTGTGGCTCGAGAATCTCAACCTGCGCGGGCAGTTCAAGGGGACCATCATGGACTACATCCGGGAGAAGCATCCCGAACTGGTGCCTTTATACGAGGAGATCTACAACCACCGCCGGACGGACTACTGGCAGGCACTCGAGCAGGAGATGGCCGCCTATGCCGCCGCAAACAGCCTTCCGTATCGCGTCAATGATCTGCCGTACGGCCGCTCCGAAAAGGGGCATCCGGTTGTGGTTAATTACTTCTATCACGAAAAAATCCGACTCAACAACCGATCCTCGGAGCGGTAG
- a CDS encoding radical SAM mobile pair protein A, translating into MSVCIKSLIRNLNLVVGCTVGCTYCYARNNCRRFHMTDDFSVPEYMPRKLRILESRDPRVFLMTGMSDFSDWRPEWTTEVFDRMARNPQHAYLFLTKRPERLDLQTDDNNVWMGVTVTCEAEKGRIATLRQHARARHYHVTFEPLFGPIEGLDLTGVEWIVVGTETGRRRGKVDARPEWVRGIVAQARVQGVAVFMKEDLLPIMGESGMIQELPEAFKQRVWNRN; encoded by the coding sequence ATGAGTGTCTGCATCAAATCGTTGATCCGCAATCTGAATCTGGTAGTCGGCTGCACCGTCGGCTGCACCTACTGCTATGCCCGCAACAACTGCCGACGCTTCCACATGACCGACGATTTTTCCGTCCCGGAGTACATGCCCCGCAAGCTCCGCATTCTCGAAAGCCGCGACCCGCGGGTCTTTCTAATGACCGGCATGAGCGACTTCTCGGACTGGCGGCCCGAGTGGACGACGGAAGTTTTCGATCGCATGGCCCGCAATCCGCAGCACGCCTACCTCTTTCTGACCAAACGACCCGAACGGCTCGACCTGCAGACCGACGACAACAACGTCTGGATGGGTGTCACCGTGACGTGCGAGGCGGAGAAGGGACGTATCGCCACACTGCGCCAACACGCTAGGGCCCGTCACTACCACGTGACCTTCGAACCGCTGTTCGGGCCGATCGAAGGGCTCGACCTGACGGGCGTGGAGTGGATCGTCGTCGGCACCGAGACCGGACGCCGCCGCGGCAAGGTCGATGCTCGGCCCGAATGGGTGAGGGGCATTGTCGCCCAGGCCCGGGTGCAGGGCGTGGCGGTCTTCATGAAGGAGGATCTGTTGCCGATCATGGGTGAGAGCGGCATGATACAAGAGTTACCCGAAGCATTCAAACAAAGAGTATGGAACAGGAACTGA
- a CDS encoding AraC family transcriptional regulator, whose product MKTTTNPRRLVTVPFSKTQCGVDFYINTGRSEEIRGVLTEHPLFRTDFFEFFFLHRARGVLLLGGRRIELHDGMVLLLSPHQQQRWLVDEAELDYTFLIFREDFMRTFLADKFFVYRLLYCYQTDTPPWFDAGPEAFAEYLRLLGKIKAELRAPTSDSYNLIVSVLYYLLVTLNRDYAAAYGLPVTLPRNNCAFRFKALLEEHIREVQRVEEYASMLRVSRVTLNRAVMDQFGVTAVHLLKQRLLEAVKNDLLFEGRSVSQLAETYGFSDPSHLMRFFKQQTGQTCSAYLEDYRRGADE is encoded by the coding sequence ATGAAAACAACGACAAATCCCCGACGGCTGGTCACCGTGCCGTTCAGCAAGACGCAGTGCGGCGTCGACTTCTACATCAATACGGGCCGCAGCGAAGAGATCCGCGGCGTACTGACCGAGCATCCGCTCTTCCGGACCGACTTCTTCGAGTTCTTCTTCCTGCACAGGGCCCGAGGCGTGCTGTTGCTCGGCGGACGCCGCATCGAGCTGCACGACGGCATGGTGCTGCTCCTCTCGCCCCACCAGCAACAGCGCTGGCTCGTAGACGAGGCGGAGCTCGACTACACGTTTCTGATCTTCCGCGAGGATTTCATGCGCACGTTCCTCGCTGACAAGTTCTTCGTCTACCGCCTGCTCTATTGCTACCAGACCGACACGCCGCCGTGGTTCGATGCCGGACCGGAAGCCTTTGCGGAGTATCTCCGGCTGCTCGGAAAGATCAAGGCGGAGCTGCGCGCCCCGACTTCGGACAGCTACAATCTGATCGTTTCGGTGCTCTATTACCTGCTGGTGACGCTCAACCGCGACTATGCCGCCGCCTACGGACTGCCCGTGACGTTGCCGCGCAATAACTGTGCATTCCGCTTCAAGGCGCTGCTCGAGGAGCATATCCGTGAGGTGCAACGCGTCGAGGAGTATGCTTCGATGCTGCGCGTGAGCCGCGTGACCTTGAACCGGGCTGTCATGGATCAGTTCGGCGTCACGGCCGTACACCTGCTGAAACAGCGGCTGCTGGAGGCTGTGAAGAACGACCTGCTGTTCGAGGGGCGCAGCGTCAGCCAGCTGGCCGAAACGTACGGTTTCTCGGACCCGAGCCACCTGATGCGCTTCTTCAAGCAACAGACCGGACAGACCTGCTCGGCCTACCTCGAAGATTATCGGCGCGGCGCGGACGAATAA
- a CDS encoding helix-turn-helix domain-containing protein: MDSEEVCRALNITKRTLQSYRDRGAIPCSRLGGKFYYRRRDLAAWLSRKTVQTR; this comes from the coding sequence TTGGACAGCGAAGAGGTCTGCCGGGCACTGAACATCACCAAACGCACGCTGCAGAGTTACCGGGACCGGGGAGCAATTCCCTGCTCGCGTCTGGGCGGAAAATTCTACTACCGACGCCGGGACCTTGCCGCCTGGCTCTCCCGTAAAACCGTTCAAACGCGATAG
- a CDS encoding AlpA family transcriptional regulator: MPLDYLNEASEEVQRLFTRLNGVELTLRKASEERPMIGEERYLTGEEVCTRLRLSPRTLQTLRDRRQIPFTVLGNRLLLYPESGIRAVLDHNLRAAAE; encoded by the coding sequence ATGCCGCTGGATTATCTCAACGAAGCGAGCGAAGAGGTACAGCGCTTGTTCACACGGCTGAACGGCGTGGAACTCACGCTGCGAAAGGCCTCCGAGGAGCGCCCGATGATCGGCGAGGAGCGCTACCTGACCGGTGAGGAGGTCTGCACACGCCTGCGCCTCTCACCGCGCACCTTGCAGACGCTGCGGGACCGGCGGCAGATTCCCTTCACTGTACTTGGCAACCGCCTGCTGCTCTATCCCGAATCGGGGATCCGGGCAGTCCTTGACCACAACCTTCGGGCAGCTGCCGAGTAG
- a CDS encoding type III restriction-modification system endonuclease yields the protein MKFRFKIQQYQTDAVESTVDVFAGQPSQGNATYRRDLGKREKEYQTRMDERELETGYRNQEVWLNASELLENIHKIQDRNNIKRSEALSRGLGACSLDIEMETGTGKTYVYIKTMFEMNKRYGWSKFIVVVPSIAIREGVAKSFGMLEDHFMEYYGKKARWFIYNSANLQQLDSFSSDAGLNVMIINTQAFAASMKEGGRSKESRIIYSQRDEFGSRRPIDVIAANHPIIIMDEPQKMEGEVTQTALAKFQPLFMLNYSATHKTRHNTVYALDALDAYNMKLVKKIQVKGFEIKNLRGLSSYLYLDSIVLSKNRPPMARIDLEINTPSGIKRKAHTFGVGDKLISESGLAQYDGFDISEIDPYANSVTFLNGITLHKGEVFGDTTELAMQRVQIRETIMSHFEKESELFARGIKTLSLFFVDEVAKYKSYDAEGHEVKEIFAKIFEEEYTNMLNEQLSLFDSDYQQYLRRFSVGDIHRGYFSIDKKGRSVNSKVKPGKDISDDISAYDLILKNKERLLSFDEPTRFIFSHSALREGWDNPNVFQICTLRHSNSAVAKRQEVGRGLCLCVDRNGVRMDFETLGENVHDLNRLTVIANESYSSFVDALQRETQEVLRERPTKADVAYFTGMFVLCDGEKHAITKEEATAIRSYLWENDYIDDKDQITEQYKSDLENNALAPMSRKLAPMAEGIQMLLRALYDEATQDAVSKMFENGNKPNVQNNRLNENFNKKEFQALWNEINHKYAYTVHYDSNELIKNATKSINAKLHVNQLRYVVVSGEQQTVDAFDETSSTSKTLNTLSTSSVAYDLVGEIARGATLTRRSVVKILNGLTPSKLAMFRNNPEEFIRNTIKLIREEKATMIIEHISYNLIEGKYDSSIFTREKPIQSLDKAYPAKKHILDYVFSDSVKERDFAKDMDAAAEVCVYAKLPRSFQIPTPVGNYAPDWAIAFDTGKVRHVFFIAETKGSMRSMDLRGVETAKIECAKKLFNEVSTSNVKYGVITSYEDLRSIITRIN from the coding sequence ATGAAATTCAGATTCAAGATACAGCAATACCAGACCGATGCGGTGGAGAGTACGGTCGATGTGTTTGCCGGACAGCCTTCGCAGGGGAATGCCACCTACCGTCGCGACCTCGGCAAGCGGGAGAAGGAATACCAAACCCGGATGGATGAACGTGAGCTGGAGACCGGCTACCGGAACCAGGAGGTTTGGCTCAACGCCTCGGAGCTGCTGGAGAACATCCACAAGATACAGGACCGCAACAACATCAAGCGTTCCGAGGCATTGTCCAGGGGATTGGGCGCCTGCAGTCTCGACATCGAGATGGAGACCGGTACGGGAAAGACCTACGTCTATATCAAGACGATGTTCGAGATGAACAAGCGGTACGGCTGGTCGAAATTCATCGTCGTGGTGCCCAGCATCGCCATCCGCGAAGGAGTGGCCAAGAGTTTCGGGATGCTCGAAGACCACTTCATGGAGTATTACGGCAAGAAGGCCCGCTGGTTTATCTACAACAGTGCCAATCTGCAACAACTCGATTCATTCTCGTCGGATGCCGGGCTGAACGTGATGATTATCAATACGCAGGCTTTTGCCGCCTCGATGAAGGAAGGGGGACGCAGCAAGGAGAGCCGCATCATTTACTCGCAGCGCGACGAATTCGGCAGCCGCCGGCCAATTGATGTGATTGCCGCCAACCATCCGATTATCATCATGGATGAGCCCCAGAAGATGGAGGGCGAGGTCACGCAAACGGCGCTGGCCAAATTCCAGCCGCTGTTTATGCTGAACTACTCGGCCACGCACAAGACCCGGCACAATACGGTCTACGCGCTCGATGCACTCGATGCCTACAACATGAAACTGGTAAAAAAGATTCAGGTGAAGGGCTTCGAGATCAAGAATCTGCGCGGATTGTCGAGTTATCTCTATCTCGACAGTATCGTATTGTCGAAAAACAGGCCTCCCATGGCCCGTATCGATCTGGAGATAAATACCCCGTCGGGCATAAAGCGCAAAGCTCACACGTTCGGAGTCGGCGACAAGCTGATCAGCGAAAGCGGGCTGGCTCAATACGATGGATTCGACATCTCGGAGATTGATCCCTATGCCAACTCCGTAACCTTTCTCAACGGCATTACGCTCCACAAGGGAGAGGTATTCGGCGACACCACCGAACTGGCCATGCAGCGGGTGCAGATTCGGGAGACGATCATGTCGCACTTCGAAAAGGAGAGCGAACTTTTTGCCAGGGGAATCAAGACGCTGTCGTTGTTCTTTGTCGACGAGGTGGCCAAATACAAAAGCTACGACGCGGAGGGACACGAGGTCAAAGAGATATTCGCAAAGATATTCGAGGAGGAGTACACGAACATGCTCAACGAGCAGTTGTCGCTCTTCGATTCGGATTATCAGCAATATCTGCGACGGTTCAGCGTGGGCGACATTCATCGGGGCTACTTCTCGATCGACAAAAAGGGGCGCTCCGTGAACAGTAAAGTGAAACCCGGCAAGGATATCTCCGACGACATATCGGCCTACGATCTGATTCTGAAGAACAAGGAGCGTCTGTTGAGTTTCGATGAGCCCACACGGTTCATCTTCTCGCACTCGGCCCTGCGGGAAGGTTGGGACAACCCGAATGTCTTCCAGATCTGCACGCTGCGTCACTCCAATTCCGCCGTGGCCAAGCGTCAGGAGGTAGGCCGGGGACTGTGTCTGTGTGTGGACAGGAACGGTGTTCGCATGGACTTTGAAACCCTGGGCGAGAACGTACACGATCTGAACCGGCTGACGGTCATTGCCAATGAGAGTTACAGCAGTTTTGTCGACGCCCTGCAGCGTGAAACCCAGGAGGTATTGCGGGAGCGTCCGACAAAAGCCGATGTTGCATACTTTACGGGGATGTTTGTTTTGTGTGATGGTGAAAAGCATGCAATCACCAAAGAGGAGGCAACTGCCATTCGGAGCTATTTGTGGGAAAACGACTATATTGACGACAAGGATCAGATTACCGAACAATACAAATCCGATCTGGAAAACAATGCGCTTGCCCCCATGTCCCGGAAACTCGCGCCGATGGCTGAAGGTATTCAGATGTTGCTCCGCGCCCTGTACGATGAGGCAACCCAAGATGCCGTCAGCAAGATGTTCGAGAACGGGAACAAGCCCAATGTTCAGAACAACAGACTCAATGAAAACTTCAACAAGAAAGAGTTCCAGGCCTTGTGGAACGAGATCAACCACAAATATGCCTATACGGTTCACTACGACAGCAATGAACTTATTAAGAATGCGACAAAGAGCATAAACGCCAAATTGCACGTCAATCAACTGCGGTATGTCGTAGTCTCCGGCGAGCAACAAACAGTGGATGCATTCGACGAAACATCTTCGACCTCGAAAACCTTGAATACCTTATCCACATCGTCAGTCGCGTACGATCTCGTCGGTGAGATTGCCCGGGGAGCCACGCTGACACGCCGTTCGGTAGTCAAGATTCTCAATGGTCTGACTCCATCCAAGTTGGCCATGTTCCGCAATAACCCCGAAGAGTTTATCCGCAATACGATCAAACTGATTCGGGAGGAAAAAGCGACGATGATTATCGAGCACATATCCTACAATCTGATTGAAGGCAAATACGACAGCAGCATATTCACCCGAGAAAAGCCCATACAAAGTCTGGATAAGGCATATCCTGCGAAAAAGCACATTTTGGATTATGTCTTTTCTGATTCTGTAAAAGAGCGGGACTTTGCAAAAGATATGGATGCGGCGGCAGAGGTATGTGTTTACGCCAAACTGCCCCGATCCTTCCAGATACCAACTCCCGTTGGAAACTACGCTCCGGATTGGGCCATTGCATTCGATACGGGGAAGGTCAGACATGTTTTCTTTATTGCTGAAACCAAGGGATCAATGAGATCAATGGATCTCAGAGGGGTAGAAACTGCTAAAATAGAGTGTGCAAAAAAATTATTTAATGAGGTTTCTACGAGCAATGTAAAATATGGCGTAATAACTTCCTATGAAGATCTGCGATCAATTATTACCAGAATAAACTGA
- a CDS encoding site-specific DNA-methyltransferase — MEHLKMQTADMADRNIEQIGALFPECLTERINSNGRVEQAIDFDKLRQLLAHDVVEGPEQRYQFTWPDKRAAIRLANTPTSKTLRPCRAESVDFDTTQNLYIEGDNLDVLKLLRENYLGKVKMIYIDPPYNTGNDFVYNDDFAKGKTEFEQRSGLFDAEGHQTIDPMQRNTEANGRFHTDWLNMIYPRLKVARDLLSDDGVIFISIDENEIENLKKICNEVFGQDKFANSFIVRRYDKNLNRQFMNQGLKSFNIGFEYILCYSKNTFLFNPIFKASSEERASTGYWKGFWNDANRPTMRYNILGYTPTTGQWKWSKELAYEAVKNYEEYVQKYSHTMTLEEYWEKTGRCKKFIRRNPNGKGKNAGVENWISPADGILRNTNWTDILASRNDDTTQGLFDFPKNVDLLKLLLEAGTNSDSLVLDFFSGSATTAHAVMQLNAEDGGNRKFIMVQLPEKTDPQSEAYKAGYPNICEIGKERIRRAGKKIKEENKDKEAIDRLDTGFRVLKLDSSNMADVYYTPAQTPIEQTLGFEAFEDNIKPDRTAEDLLFQVMPECNLPLSSRIEEREIHGKKVYAVDGNYLVACFDRDIDEQVITEIARMQPYYFVMRDASAATDNVLDNFDQIFNAYSKETIRRIL, encoded by the coding sequence ATGGAACACCTGAAGATGCAGACGGCGGATATGGCCGATAGAAATATAGAACAAATCGGGGCGTTGTTCCCCGAGTGTCTGACCGAACGAATCAACAGCAACGGTCGCGTCGAACAGGCCATCGACTTCGACAAACTCCGCCAACTCCTGGCTCACGACGTGGTCGAAGGCCCCGAACAGCGTTACCAGTTCACCTGGCCCGACAAGCGCGCAGCCATCCGGCTGGCCAATACCCCGACCTCGAAAACCTTGCGCCCGTGCCGTGCCGAAAGCGTCGACTTCGATACCACCCAAAACCTCTACATCGAAGGCGACAACCTCGACGTGCTGAAACTCCTGCGCGAGAACTACCTCGGCAAGGTGAAGATGATCTACATCGATCCGCCCTACAACACCGGCAACGATTTCGTCTATAACGACGACTTTGCCAAGGGCAAAACGGAGTTTGAGCAGCGCAGCGGGCTGTTCGATGCGGAGGGCCACCAAACCATCGACCCGATGCAGCGCAATACCGAAGCCAACGGTCGTTTCCATACCGATTGGCTCAATATGATCTATCCTCGCTTGAAAGTGGCCCGCGACCTGTTGTCGGACGACGGGGTGATCTTTATCTCAATCGACGAAAATGAAATAGAGAATCTCAAGAAAATCTGTAATGAAGTTTTTGGACAAGATAAATTTGCAAATTCTTTCATTGTTCGTAGATACGACAAGAATTTGAATAGGCAATTTATGAATCAAGGCTTAAAATCGTTTAATATAGGATTTGAATATATTCTATGTTACTCGAAAAATACATTTCTATTTAACCCTATTTTTAAAGCATCTTCTGAAGAACGTGCTTCAACCGGATATTGGAAGGGATTCTGGAATGACGCTAATAGACCAACAATGCGTTATAATATTTTAGGTTATACCCCTACTACTGGACAATGGAAATGGAGTAAAGAGTTGGCATATGAAGCTGTAAAAAATTATGAAGAGTATGTCCAAAAATATAGTCATACAATGACTCTTGAGGAATACTGGGAAAAGACTGGACGATGCAAAAAATTTATCCGGAGAAATCCCAATGGCAAGGGGAAAAATGCGGGTGTGGAAAATTGGATATCCCCAGCAGACGGTATCTTAAGAAACACGAACTGGACAGATATATTGGCATCGCGAAATGACGATACGACACAAGGACTATTCGATTTCCCTAAAAATGTTGATTTGCTCAAATTATTACTAGAGGCAGGGACAAATTCCGACTCTCTTGTTCTTGATTTCTTTTCCGGGTCGGCCACGACGGCCCATGCCGTGATGCAGCTCAATGCCGAGGATGGGGGAAACCGCAAGTTTATTATGGTCCAGCTGCCCGAAAAGACCGACCCCCAAAGCGAAGCTTACAAAGCCGGATACCCGAACATCTGCGAAATCGGCAAGGAACGCATTCGCCGGGCCGGAAAGAAGATCAAGGAGGAAAACAAGGACAAGGAGGCAATCGACCGTCTCGACACCGGATTCCGCGTGTTGAAACTCGACTCCTCGAACATGGCCGATGTCTATTACACCCCGGCCCAGACGCCCATCGAACAGACCCTGGGATTCGAGGCCTTCGAGGACAACATCAAGCCGGACCGTACGGCGGAAGATTTGTTGTTCCAGGTGATGCCGGAGTGCAATCTGCCCTTGTCGAGCCGCATCGAGGAGCGCGAGATTCACGGCAAGAAGGTCTATGCGGTCGACGGCAACTACCTGGTCGCCTGCTTTGACCGCGACATCGACGAGCAGGTGATCACGGAGATTGCCCGCATGCAGCCCTATTATTTTGTGATGCGCGATGCCTCGGCCGCCACGGACAACGTGCTGGACAACTTCGACCAGATTTTCAACGCATACAGCAAGGAGACCATCCGTCGGATTTTGTAG
- a CDS encoding DUF4391 domain-containing protein gives MYGLPSSTEMRRSLPKKTIYSRFELRAAQRDRFDADISRIDIVAEISPATVPALAEGERVKKFYLLDVQLKHRECQAKNLELLVRLIPQNLIFALSFDGEVRLALFCSRMIFSAWQPAGSVRIPLRGLNLDAVWDEIVASIGAVTPTEGLSVAEQIVQEDRRAKLLHQIEVLERKARSERQPRRKTELFEELKKLKKELE, from the coding sequence AGAAGACGATCTACTCCCGTTTTGAATTGCGGGCGGCGCAGCGCGACCGGTTCGATGCCGACATCAGCCGCATCGACATCGTTGCCGAGATCTCTCCGGCCACGGTTCCGGCCCTTGCGGAGGGCGAACGGGTGAAAAAATTTTATCTGCTTGACGTCCAGCTCAAACACCGCGAATGTCAGGCGAAGAATCTGGAACTGCTGGTCCGATTAATCCCACAAAATCTTATCTTTGCATTATCGTTCGACGGAGAGGTCCGGCTGGCGCTCTTTTGTTCGCGGATGATATTCTCGGCCTGGCAACCCGCCGGGAGTGTCCGCATACCGCTCCGGGGATTGAATCTCGATGCCGTATGGGATGAAATTGTCGCCTCGATCGGAGCCGTTACCCCCACCGAGGGGCTCAGCGTTGCCGAACAGATTGTGCAGGAGGACCGCCGCGCGAAACTGCTTCACCAGATCGAGGTGCTGGAACGCAAGGCCCGTTCGGAGCGGCAGCCGCGGCGGAAAACGGAGTTGTTCGAGGAGTTGAAGAAACTGAAAAAAGAATTGGAATAA